A genomic region of Candidatus Woesearchaeota archaeon contains the following coding sequences:
- a CDS encoding B12-binding domain-containing radical SAM protein, protein MKILMLNPSYVRDFCKSARWATRSRGRVQRHPEYMLTATAVLEREHNVKFVDGAALNIPKKEIAKIISRFRPDLTVIHTTTPSIYNDISYAKLAKDFCSATVLVGAHSSAVPKDTFRIANKLSKGCVDMIVRGEEDYTLRDVAAGKEKKDILGLSYYEKGKVFHNPLRIASEDINGLPFPAWHHVKPEWYFNGGNLYPFITLISARGCFGRCTFCRETQVTFGRMLRLRHPKLVVAEIEYDLKTF, encoded by the coding sequence ATGAAAATTTTGATGCTCAATCCTTCCTATGTCAGGGATTTCTGCAAGTCAGCGCGCTGGGCAACAAGGAGCAGGGGAAGGGTGCAGAGGCATCCTGAATACATGCTGACTGCGACTGCTGTTCTTGAGCGTGAGCACAATGTGAAGTTTGTGGATGGGGCTGCGCTTAACATACCTAAGAAGGAGATTGCGAAAATAATTTCGAGATTTAGGCCGGATTTAACTGTAATCCACACAACAACTCCAAGCATTTACAATGACATATCCTATGCAAAGCTTGCAAAGGATTTTTGCTCAGCAACTGTTTTAGTTGGTGCGCATTCCTCTGCTGTTCCGAAAGACACTTTCAGGATAGCAAACAAGCTCTCAAAGGGCTGTGTTGACATGATTGTCCGCGGAGAGGAGGATTACACTTTAAGGGATGTTGCAGCAGGAAAGGAGAAAAAAGATATTCTTGGACTTTCATATTATGAAAAAGGAAAAGTTTTTCACAATCCCCTAAGGATTGCTTCTGAGGACATAAACGGGCTTCCATTCCCTGCATGGCACCATGTGAAGCCGGAGTGGTATTTCAACGGCGGAAACTTATATCCCTTCATCACTCTCATTTCAGCAAGGGGATGCTTCGGAAGGTGCACTTTCTGCAGGGAAACTCAGGTTACATTTGGAAGAATGCTTCGGCTAAGGCATCCCAAACTCGTTGTTGCAGAGATAGAATATGACCTTAAGACATTTC